The genomic window TAATAATGTTGCAGAAATGGAGGTTTGGTATCAATGAAAGATTTTTCTCCTCAATATACCATCaacaagtaaaaagaataaaagtaatatCTTAGTGTTTAACATTTTGCACAGCACATTCATATAAATTCTCTTGCTTCTCAGACTACCTCCAAGGTAGgtattatcatttccattttgctCACTCACTGGTAGCAAAGGGGTTCAAACCTAGGCCCTCCCCTTCCGGATTTCACACTCTTCATACTACATGTACGTGTCTATTAACACTTGTAGATTTAAAGTGATTTTCCTGTGGTTTTTCAAAGGCAAGGCAGTATACCTAGTATTTAGCTAAatgagtattttttctttttctttttcttttttttttgcaacagggcctcattctgtcacccaggctggggtgtagtggtgcagtcgtggtttactgcagcctccacctctgaggCTGAAGCGgtcttcccagctcagcctctggaggagcagggactacaggcgcgtgcctccatgcccagctcattttttgtagagatgaattttgccgtgttgctcagcctggtctcagaatcccaggtgcaagcaatctgcctgccttggcctcccaaagtgttgggattacaggtgtgagctactgcgcctggcctcgaaagtatttttcaaaacttttccaGATTATTTTGTTATCTTTAATGTCAACTGGCTTAAAAAGAAGCAAGAGGATATCAAGCCTATATGTCAACTAATGCATCAAATCTTTCAATCTCAGTATTTCtagttatctttaaaaaataaaaactaactaGAAACTCAGTATTCTATggcttttttgtagttttcattttaccATAATACCTAGAATTACTCCTAAAATAGAAGAGCATCATTACATGAAAATTACTAGGGACTATATCTGGGATAATTTTTGATAGACATTGTTCGCTTCCTTTTTTGTTACAGTAATTTTTACAAACCACAGTGGCTAACATAGAAGGCTTTTTAAAGTAACATAATTACATTCTTTGAGTTTCCTTTTATCTAATTCTGGAtcaataaacatttcattttaatttcagtttgaGTTAGATATCCTCATTTTCAAACCTAAGAATCGCATGTACACTATCGGCAAACATATAGTTATCCACCTTTAACCTATTGTCTATCCACAGCCACAGTTAGCCATTTTAGGTGTCATAATCTAGTCACCTGTGCTTGCACAAAGGGATGCCTAGTTaatattttaatctatattttaaaaaatttatgtagTTGTATATTAGAGCATTTTTGGAAACTAACATATTTCTGTTACAGGTAGCTAGATCCACATATGCCATTGGGAGCTACACATTAACCAGCCTTTGATAAAGGGTACTTAACCTTATCATTTTCATAGCATTTTAATTCTAGTCAATAAACGattcattgaattattttttaaagggaattcAAAAAATCTTCAGTGGAAACTGGCTTTAATGTAACCAGTAATCCTATCAGGGTCTTCACTCTGAGCCACCCATTCACAAGCACTTCAGCTGATGAGCAGGTTGGTCCTTACCCTGGACTGCCGGTGCCACTAGGTCTCTGCTGGCCCCATGCTGATGGAGACTTTTTCAACAACAGAAATGAGATTCAATTTAGTTCATGTTCAACTATAGAAAACAACGATGGTGAAACGTTACCTGCTGCAAATTGGAATTTGAAACACGGAAGGAGCAGTGTGGAAGAAAATTTAACAGATGAAAGTGACTTATCAGAAAATGAGAAAGCAAATGATACTTTACTTAGCTCTTTTACAAAGGTGGACCTGAACTTGAAgccagaaacaataaaaaatgttgagGAACCTTTCACCGAGGAGCCAAATGAAGTATTTCCATATCCTGATTTTCTCCCTCCTGCTTTCAGTACTCTAGACTTGCACAATTTAGCCCTCTCCAAATCTGACAATTGGAAAGCAACAGTGGAACCTGCAGAAAGCTCTATTGAACACTTGATAACTCGTTTACTGGAACTAGAACGATTACAACATATGACTATTCAAAAAGAGAGGCCAAGACTACCAGCGACTTTCTGTACTCCAGCAGTAACTGAACGACCCTCTTCCTCCAAAGCTACACCAAAAGCGAGACAGCTAAAACTTTGTGACTCTTTGAGTCTTCAGATACCTTGTGTAGATAAAAGtcaagaaagaagtaaaaacaacTCTGGTTCTTGCAAACTTGagcaaaatgctttaaaatggaATTGGAGCAATGCTGGCAAATATAAATGGAATACTAGACCACCGCCTCTAAAAAGTTCTTCCACCACAAAACAATTGACTGAAACTTATAAGAATCccaaaagttatattttaaatccaTGCCAAGAACTTTCATCCAAGCCTACTACTGGCCAAACAACTCAATCACTGCTTAAAATGGTCTCCACAAGATGTCTGCCATCGAGGTCTCTAATGCCAGTTTCACCTATACCTCTGTCTTTTCCCgaaaatcagaaggaagaaattaaggcACCGAAGAGAAACTTTGGGACCAAAAAGAAACTTTACCGACAAAATACAGTGTTGAATAGACCGTTCTCTATTCAGAAGCTAAACTGTTTGTCACCTTCCCTTATTGCTAAGGATAAGTGCTGCTCACCCATTGAACAAAAATAACTCTTTTCTTTCACACATCTCAGTGTGAACAGATCTATTCTAAGAAGCCCAACTAAGATATGGTTAATTATTCCAAGACACAGGTACTGTTAACAATCCCCCAAAATCACCAAACGGTTGCTTGATGTGATATGGAGTGGAACTTGTGAAGAGCACTGCTGAGATGTCTATATATAAACCCACAGGCTTCTATACTGACATATTTGCATGTTGTGTTTCAAATAAATGGTTCACTTAGTAGACTATTCTATTCAAAAGGCTATTGTTTTTTCAGTGATTGTTTTCCAGCATCATTCCATCAATAAATGGTATAATTGACTTATTGCAGCTATAGTTCTTGTTATGTagtcatgagttgattttttaaaaggtcttttttttttttttttttttttttttttttttttttgagacggagtcttgctgtgtcgcccaggctggagtgcagtggccggatctcagctcattgcaagctccgcctcccgggtttttacgccattctcctgcctcagcctcccgagtagctgggactacaggcgcccaccacctcgcccggctagttttttgtattttttagtagagacggggtttcaccgtgttagccaggatggtctcgaactcctgacgtcgtgatccgcccgtctcggcctcccaaagtgctgggattacaggcttgagccaccgcgcccggcctaaaaggtCTTTCCCACTctggtatcattttttttttttttcctgtgcccTCATCTCCACAGATCTATCATTTTGACCTATCCTTTGGGCATTTACTTAGCCCTTAAAAGCTAAAGAAGTTGTTGTTCTATTAATGTACAAGATCCTCTAGATCCCCCTAGCTCCTCCCAAATCCTTAGAAATTTTCTATGTCCCCGGCCTTTCTTTGTCATATACATGAAAGATTGTTCTCTTTGGGGCCCAACTATAGGTTTAGGCATGAAATAACCCTCTTCCACTCAGacccagtattttttaaatgttgaagaaaaaaaatgggtaagATCACTGTTCACAGAGCAGCCAAAATGTCATGTTACTAGAATTTTTTCCAGGCTCTGCACTGctggaagtctttttttttttttttttttttttgagacggagtctcacgctgttgcccaggctggagtgcagtggcgcgatctcggctcactgcaagctccgcctcccgggttcccgccattctcctgcctcagcctcctgagtagctgggactacaggcgcccgccaccgcgcccggctaattttttgtatttttagtagagacggggtttcactgtggtctcgatctcctgaccttgtgatccgcccgcctcggcctcccaaagtgctgggattacaggcttgagccaccgcgcccggccactgctGGAAGTCTTAAGGCTGGTTAGTTGAAATTCATTCAACCAACACATAACTCATTAactagtgaaaaaggaaaactacatgACTGACAAACTTACTGCCCCTAAGAATCAAGGAAACAAAATAGAGTCCTAGCTTCTATTGCAGGCCCTCTGAAACACAGTCTTTGGAAGTGGGACCCATGGACACACACTATAAACAAACATTCTAGGTGATTTTAATGCAGGTGGTTCTTGGATCATACTTTGAAAGATGTGATGAAAGGATTGATGTAACATACATAAATCAGGGGTTCAGATATTTGGGGATATACTGTGTTTGGGTTTTAAGTGGATGGTTGgtgaattaaaattaatttttctaaaactttaaaaaatacacgaTTAAAACTTCAACCATTACCCAAAGGTACCAAATGAAAAGTAAAAGGCAgctgggcacggcagctcacacctgtaatcccagcactttgggaggctgaggtgggtggatcatgaggtcaggagttcaagaccagcctggccaagatggtgaaaccctgtctctactaaaaatacaaaaattagccaggcgtggtggcaggtacctgtaatcccagctacttgggaggctgagacagaattgcttgaacctgggaggtggaggttgcagtgagctgacatcgcccACAGCCACCGCCTGGGCGAGAGACtccgtctaagaaaaaaaaaaaaaggaaaaaaaaaaggcctctcCCCCCATAACCCCACATACAAAGACAGCCACTAAATCTTTGGGTATCATCCCTCCAAATGAGATGGAATATTTGAGTTAGGGATGAGTGAATTAATGGATAATTCAAATAAATGCTGAAGAGAACAACTGTAGCTTTTCCAGCTTTAGTAGCTTAAGGCTCAAAGTTTTCTTAGAGGCAGGGGTCACAGAGAGCATGCttagtttttagtttaatttcaaagaattttctaGAATCAAATagcacagcaatagaaaacaaacaattgCATAATGAAATTTTACCTGTATGTATCCCAATCAGTCTCATTAATCCAAAGTGGTATAATATCCCTCTCATAAAAGTATATGCCAAAGTAGACTTACATTTTCACTAAATTCCAACTCTCAATGACCCGTTTCCCACAAACCatctttaattcttacaattcCTTCTAACTTGTGTACTGAACCTTTTCGACAAGCCCGCTGTTTCCATTCTCATTTCTACTTTCCTTAGCAACCTGGATTCTTCCCCTCACCCCGAGGGTCATGATgtaatttgtatttgtaaaacCTTCAGAAAGGACATGCCTGTTTTGCTGGCTACTGTATCCTGGCAGGTAGTACTTGACTACCAATTGTCATGCATGACATAGTGGTTACAAGCActagctctgtctccaggctgtcTAAATTCAAACCAACTCTTGCCACTGAACACCTCTAACACCTTCAGCAGTTTCCTTAACCTCTCTCGCTTCATTTTTCTGATGTGTAAAGTGGGTAGACTGTCTTTATCTCATGTAATAATCATGTGAGGGTTAAATGACTAGCAGCGAAAGTGCCTGACATATACAAGTATTCACAAAATAATTAGGGAAGAAAGAATGACACAGGAGGGCAGACCATCGTGAGAATGGACGTCCTTAGCATTAGTTAGGTGCAGGAACGGTAATTCCTAACAATGTCGTTTCTTGCAAGGCATGTGCCAAAGCACACGGAAATGGTATGGTGCAACAGATACAAACCCTTCCAGTGAGACTAGCAGTGGGAATGGGCATGGAGATGGGACTGGGACCAGAAGTGCAAGTTTTGTAGGGATTAGAGATGTATCATCTCCTTTATTCTGTAGACTGACGGGGGAAAAATACCTGGTTCCAACAGGTGAAGTTGGACCCACTTGTCCACGTATGTAGTGGACAAAACTGGAGACATGAATACAAAATATTTGGCTATTTTTCATACTTGGTGGAAGTCAACGTCCACTATTATCtttgaagaagaaaacatttggcaGTTTAAAACACACATGTAAATTCTGTTCAGGAAAACTTAGACTTGGTTTGCTCATAAATTCCCATGTTTAGCTCTCCAGTCATTGATGGTTCTCAGCTCACAGGATCTTCATGAGGTTGAATCTTTCTAATTAAAGTATGtgtggccgagtgtggtggctcacgcctgtaatcccagcacttcgggaggctgaggcaggtggatcacctgaggtcaggagttcaagaccagcctggccaacatggtgaaaccctgtctctactaaaaatacaaaaattaacggggcgtgggggcaggcacctgtaatcccagctatttgggaggctgaggcaggagaatcacttgaagccaagaggcggaagttgcagtgcgccgaaatcatgccactgcagtccagcctgggcaacagactccatctcaaaaaaaaaaagaaaaaaagaaaaaaagtatgtgtgaAAGGTCCTCAACCAATACATCCTGCACACTATTTTCCCTAAAATATATCAGATATGATAACCTCATAGCCACTTTAGATGGTTATGCAGTCCAGGAAAATTATAACTGGGGCCTTTACATGAAGACTATCCAGAGCCAGTGCCATCTGACCATTTCTTAGCCCGGATTCAACCAGACTAGCTTCTACCTGCCACTCTGTGATGGTTAGCTCCGacagggtgggtgggtgagtgcaTTCTACAAGGTCATTCTGACTGCCTTCCTCCAATCCTGCTTTGCATGCACTAAGATTCACAAACTACACTGTCTTATTTTACTCACTATTTTGAAAAGCCAAAAACAGTtccttcaaagaagaaaataaagagtagGTAGACGGAGGATAAGAGCCCAAGATTTGTCAAGCTATCATATGGGCAATGAACCAATTTGTTTATCGTTATAAAAAAGGGAGTTGGCTCATTACTTATCTATGTTTCCATTACTAGGAAAACCAAAGCAGAAATGTATGTAACAGGAACATGAATATAACACACCCTTTGGTGTACACTGCACCTAATGCTCTGAAAATGTTTTGATGTTTGTGAGGAAAATCTGAActcaagcaaagaaaaaaaccaggaGACAATATGATAATAAGAggcatattttattcagtttccCAGTAAGTCAATTAGAAACATGCGCTGCTAAAATGCAAGTTACAGTTCAAATGGTACCACAAATAATTAGAATATACACTGAGCATTTTCAGAAATCAGCTTCCATATCTTGATCACTAAATGGAAAGGTTCTTCAGAACAGTCCCTTCCCCTATatacagaaggagaagaaaaattaaggaTGCCATAATGACATCTATCAGAATaactggaaaacattttaatttagcaTACATTATTGACatgtaaaaaacaaatgaatttgtCATGAACATTTCTATAAGGAAGACATTCCATTAGGAGGAGAATGATAAAATTCATGTTGAATATATGCTGGAAATAGGATACTATtaagaaagaaacacatttatGAAGCCCAATTGGAAAAGATGTCATTATAACTAAAGGAGGAAAATTACATTTGAATATATGGCTGCTTTCCTATCTTCAACATTCAAAAGGGCCATTTCTTAACTAATTTGCCTAAATTTTATCATGTGTGATTCCTTTGTTTCATCTCAGAGATTTCATTTCTATCCATATAGCTAGAGTTCTGCttacaaatgataaaatacaGGTAAAGCATAAAAGGAATGCAAATATGGAACAAAACTGAGAACATTACATTTCACTTCCTCTACCACATACCATAAAAcattacataaatatttcataCTGAAAAAAAGTCCTGAGTACTTATTTTTGTTAGGAATAAAGTGGTACTTAATAATGGCaaaacatttctattattttaaaacaaaattttgagaCAGTGAAATGAGATAGCTATTGGGGAATGAAGAAAACGGGATGCATTAATAACAATTTAAGGGTGAATATAAGATGCTCCCCCTGCTCAAAACCTCGAAATTCCAACCTCATTTCTGATGACCTTCAAGAATAAAGTCTATCCAGAGTGTAAAAAATGTCTATGCTTTCTAGATCTCAACTATTCTCCCAACCCTAGAAAAAACTGTAGCATCTTTGAATAGTAGTCCATACCTAAGACTTTTATGAGTCCTCAAGTCTGACAATCACTTGATACCATGTTTGCCATAAAGTATAATATGGCAAAAACTTTATGGCAGATAGCATTTGAAAACTATACAGCTACTCTAAAAGATGAATGCAAATTTATTAAGGAGCATTCACTAAAGAAATTCAATCTAGTAGGTCTTGCAAAGTTCCAAATTGCACCTCAGCCAAATTACAGAGTGTAAGAAAATCATGTATACGAACATAAGACAGTTTATAGGGTTCCTTTCAAATAGGTAGTCTAGATATGCTACATTGGGGCATAAAAAACCCACAGTATCATCTtcatttcccttaaaaaaaaaaaataataaaaccaatggCTCTGAGTATTTTGTCTACTTTAAGACTGGAACACTGGTTAATAATGAGGTTCCTAAAGGGTAAGTTGGGGAATAGATACTAAAGGAGTTGAACAGTATTCTTAATATTCCAGTTTCTAGTCTTTTGCATCTGCCTAAAGCTGAAGACTACTTTTAGATATATGCTATTCTGGTGGTTGCTGTTTTTCTAAGATCCTGAAGATCCAATTTTGACAACCATGTGTTAATGTGGAATCTCAGCATCCAAGAGCCTTTTACATTACTAAAGTTGaccactatttttattttagggaaGAAGaaactgggggagggggagaggcaggAAGTATGATAAAACAAGCACTTTACAGATGAACACCACAATAGCACCACTATTCTAAATACCAAACACCAATAAAACCCAAATCATAatgctgaaaactaaaaaattagacaaaaactAAATGAAggattgttttttaataaatcttTTATAGGACAGAAACCTTAGCTCATGTCTTCTGGTTGTCATCATCTTCCACTGAGCTGCACCTAAAACACAAAGAACAAGTAACAAGCAACTTCGTTTTTAAAGAACAGGTAATAGTTTTGAAGGTATAAGATGAACTGTTTCTAGTGGAacttacttaaaaaattatataaaatgaagcCATAAACATCACCAGAAGCATCAAATTGTCAACTACTTTGGGTGA from Macaca fascicularis isolate 582-1 chromosome 4, T2T-MFA8v1.1 includes these protein-coding regions:
- the FAM217A gene encoding protein FAM217A isoform X2, with the translated sequence MGRRNETCGNSLRVSNVSQENLSHWNLDSEVPVPENKILPAGRDRAAGGKINKNYLEIPVEQPMPEPNLSAHTQKSTQNSKQGIFQLWNCALNEGSTIEKREFKKSSVETGFNVTSNPIRVFTLSHPFTSTSADEQVGPYPGLPVPLGLCWPHADGDFFNNRNEIQFSSCSTIENNDGETLPAANWNLKHGRSSVEENLTDESDLSENEKANDTLLSSFTKVDLNLKPETIKNVEEPFTEEPNEVFPYPDFLPPAFSTLDLHNLALSKSDNWKATVEPAESSIEHLITRLLELERLQHMTIQKERPRLPATFCTPAVTERPSSSKATPKARQLKLCDSLSLQIPCVDKSQERSKNNSGSCKLEQNALKWNWSNAGKYKWNTRPPPLKSSSTTKQLTETYKNPKSYILNPCQELSSKPTTGQTTQSLLKMVSTRCLPSRSLMPVSPIPLSFPENQKEEIKAPKRNFGTKKKLYRQNTVLNRPFSIQKLNCLSPSLIAKDKCCSPIEQK
- the FAM217A gene encoding protein FAM217A isoform X1, whose protein sequence is MRPVVTAYVCQTSLRRTYLTGIWIQKCLFLKTKSSQLEGIEQQVNYLEIPVEQPMPEPNLSAHTQKSTQNSKQGIFQLWNCALNEGSTIEKREFKKSSVETGFNVTSNPIRVFTLSHPFTSTSADEQVGPYPGLPVPLGLCWPHADGDFFNNRNEIQFSSCSTIENNDGETLPAANWNLKHGRSSVEENLTDESDLSENEKANDTLLSSFTKVDLNLKPETIKNVEEPFTEEPNEVFPYPDFLPPAFSTLDLHNLALSKSDNWKATVEPAESSIEHLITRLLELERLQHMTIQKERPRLPATFCTPAVTERPSSSKATPKARQLKLCDSLSLQIPCVDKSQERSKNNSGSCKLEQNALKWNWSNAGKYKWNTRPPPLKSSSTTKQLTETYKNPKSYILNPCQELSSKPTTGQTTQSLLKMVSTRCLPSRSLMPVSPIPLSFPENQKEEIKAPKRNFGTKKKLYRQNTVLNRPFSIQKLNCLSPSLIAKDKCCSPIEQK